The proteins below come from a single Triticum aestivum cultivar Chinese Spring chromosome 5D, IWGSC CS RefSeq v2.1, whole genome shotgun sequence genomic window:
- the LOC123123046 gene encoding dihydroceramide fatty acyl 2-hydroxylase FAH1: protein MVVKEFTVDLNKPLVFQVGHLEEHYQEWVHQPIVSKEGPRFFANDTMEFLTRTKWWAVPVIWLPVVCWLFAKSVRMGHTIQEVILMALFGVFVWTLIEYSLHRFLFHIETRSYWSNTAHYLIHGCHHKHPMDSLRLVFPPAGAAIICVPFWNVVAFFASPSTTPALFAGGLLGYVMYDCTHYYLHHGQPSKDPAKHLKRYHLSHHFRIQDKGFGITSSLWDAVFGTLPSSKIAAKLS, encoded by the exons ATGGTCGTCAAGGAGTTTACCGTTGATCTCAACAAGCCTCTTGTTTTCCAG GTTGGCCATCTCGAGGAACATTACCAGGAATGGGTTCACCAGCCCATCGTGAGCAAAGAAGGTCCACGCTTTTTCGCAAATGATACCATGGAG TTCTTGACACGCACAAAGTGGTGGGCTGTGCCAGTCATATGGCTACCTGTCGTCTGCTGGTTGTTTGCCAAGTCTGTTCGGATGGGTCACACCATTCAGGAAGTAATCTTGATGGCCCTATTTGGGGTGTTTGTTTGGACGTTGATCGAGTACAGTTTGCACCGCTTCCTGTTCCACATCGAGACGAGAAGCTACTG GTCGAACACCGCGCATTACCTTATCCATGGATGCCACCATAAGCATCCTATGGACTCCCTCAGGCTCGTATTCCCTCCTGCTGGGGCAGCGATCATATGCGTGCCG TTCTGGAATGTTGTGGCATTCTTCGCAAGTCCATCCACGACTCCTGCGCTGTTCGCCGGCGGCCTGCTGGGGTACGTGATGTATGACTGCACGCACTACTACCTGCACCATGGACAGCCGTCCAAAGATCCAGCGAAGCATCTCAAG CGGTATCACCTCAGCCACCATTTCAGAATCCAGGACAAGGGCTTCGGCATCACCTCGTCGCTCTGGGACGCCGTTTTCGGGACCTTGCCTTCGTCCAAGATCGCCGCGAAGCTCAGCTGA